The following proteins come from a genomic window of Nicotiana tomentosiformis chromosome 12, ASM39032v3, whole genome shotgun sequence:
- the LOC104100833 gene encoding pentatricopeptide repeat-containing protein At3g04130, mitochondrial, whose protein sequence is MKFYARKLPFRCLSVSLPFGVCNISNVPCKSCFSYFSTLSSVFCSVSPQFAGDRIPGEQQKCMILGRDSDVNVVLARISPGSSEAEVLQSLLSDPACDSIHITDNFVDWVLYRFKDDWKSALGAFRWAQSRPGYNPSPELYDKLVDILGKMKKMEKMHSLIDEMHANHLVSLNTIAKVMRRFAGAGEWKEAVRTFDELGKFGLEKNAESMNLLLDTLCKENKVQQAREIFSELKSHIPPNANTFNVFIHGWCKVNRVEEAYWTIQEMKGNGCSPCVISYSTIIMSYCQQFNFQRVYELLDEMQGLGCVPNVITFTTIMCFLTKSGAFEEALKIAERMKSVGCKPDTLFYNALIHTLGRAHRLQEATRVLKVEMPRNGVQPNTSTYNTIIAMFCHHLQEERALEFFRDLESSPYCKPDVQSYFPLLKLCFKVGKTDDFLNKLVNDMVNKHHLSLDLSSYTLLIHGLCRANKCEWAYLVFEDMIRQEITPRYKTCSVLLQEIKQKNMHDAADRIELFMKKMKTS, encoded by the coding sequence ATGAAGTTCTATGCTAGAAAACTGCCCTTTAGATGCCTATCTGTTTCTCTCCCATTTGGGGTTTGTAACATTTCTAATGTACCATGTAAAAGTTGCTTTAGCTACTTTTCCACCTTGTCTAGTGTGTTTTGTTCCGTAAGTCCCCAGTTTGCTGGCGATAGAATTCCAGGCGAGCAACAGAAATGCATGATCTTGGGAAGAGATTCTGATGTTAATGTTGTACTTGCTAGAATAAGTCCTGGAAGCAGTGAGGCTGAGGTTCTCCAGTCATTGCTTTCTGatccggcttgtgattccatacaTATCACTGATAACTTTGTTGATTGGGTGCTTTATCGCTTCAAAGATGACTGGAAGTCTGCACTTGGTGCTTTTAGATGGGCACAATCACGTCCTGGCTACAATCCCTCACCAGAATTGTACGACAAGTTGGTAGATATACTGGGAAAGATGAAGAAAATGGAAAAGATGCACTCATTGATAGACGAAATGCATGCAAACCATCTTGTTTCTCTTAACACAATAGCAAAAGTTATGAGAAGGTTTGCAGGTGCAGGAGAGTGGAAAGAAGCAGTGAGGACATTTGACGAGTTGGGAAAATTCGGTTTGGAGAAGAATGCAGAATCAATGAATCTGTTACTAGACACTTTGTGCAAAGAAAATAAAGTCCAACAGGCGCGTGAAATTTTTTCCGAGCTCAAGTCGCATATCCCACCAAATGCAAACACGTTTAACGTTTTTATTCATGGTTGGTGCAAAGTTAATCGGGTAGAAGAAGCGTACTGGACAATTCAGGAGATGAAAGGCAATGGTTGTTCTCCTTGCGTCATCAGCTACTCAACCATCATCATGTCCTACTGCCAGCAATTTAACTTCCAGAGGGTCTATGAGCTGCTTGATGAAATGCAAGGACTGGGATGTGTACCAAATGTTATCACTTTCACCACTATCATGTGTTTCTTGACAAAATCAGGGGCATTTGAGGAAGCCCTTAAGATTGCTGAGAGGATGAAATCAGTTGGTTGTAAACCTGATACACTTTTCTACAACGCTCTGATTCATACATTAGGCAGGGCGCACCGATTACAAGAAGCTACTCGTGTCTTGAAGGTTGAAATGCCCAGAAATGGTGTTCAACCTAATACATCGACGTACAATACTATCATTGCCATGTTTTGCCATCATTTGCAAGAGGAAAGAGCGCTAGAATTTTTCAGGGACCTGGAAAGTTCACCATATTGTAAACCTGATGTTCAGTCATACTTTCCACTGCTCAAGTTgtgctttaaagttgggaagacAGATGATTTCCTGAATAAATTGGTGAATGACATGGTTAATAAGCATCATCTAAGTCTTGATCTATCAAGTTATACACTTCTTATCCATGGTTTGTGCAGAGCAAATAAATGTGAATGGGCCTATCTTGTTTTTGAGGATATGATCCGCCAAGAGATTACTCCTCGATACAAGACATGCAGTGTGCTACTGCAGGAAATCAAACAAAAGAATATGCATGATGCTGCCGATAGGATTGAATTGTTCATGAAGAAAATGAAGACCTCCTGA
- the LOC104100832 gene encoding glyceraldehyde-3-phosphate dehydrogenase, cytosolic has protein sequence MASDKKIKIGINGFGRIGRLVARVALQRDDVELVAVNDPFISTDYMTYMFKYDSVHGQWKHHELKVKDEKTLLFGEKSVRVFGIRNPEEIPWAEAGADFVVESTGVFTDKDKAAAHLKGGAKKVVISAPSKDAPMFVVGVNEKEYKPEYDIVSNASCTTNCLAPLAKVINDRFGIVEGLMTTVHSLTATQKTVDGPSMKDWRGGRAASFNIIPSSTGAAKAVGKVLPALNGKLTGMAFRVPTVDVSVVDLTVRLEKEASYDDIKAAIKEESEGKLKGILGFTEDDVVSTDFVGDSRSSIFDAKAGIALSKNFVKLVSWYDNEWGYSSRVIDLICHMASVA, from the exons ATGGCATCTGACAAGAAGATCAAGATCGGAATCAATG GATTTGGAAGGATTGGTCGTTTGGTGGCAAGAGTTGCTCTGCAGAGAGATGATGTTGAACTAGTTGCAGTGAACGACCCATTTATCTCTACTGATTACATG ACATacatgtttaagtatgattcagttCATGGACAATGGAAACACCATGAGCTTAAAGTCAAGGATGAAAAGACCCTTCTTTTTGGTGAGAAGTCCGTCAGAGTCTTTGGAATCAG GAACCCTGAAGAAATTCCATGGGCTGAAGCTGGTGCTGATTTCGTTGTGGAATCCACTGGTGTTTTCACTGACAAGGACAAGGCTGCTGCTCACTTGAAG ggtggtgccaagaaggttgtGATCTCTGCTCCTAGCAAGGATGCCCCCATGTTTGTTGTGGGTGTCAACGAGAAGGAATACAAGCCAGAGTATGACATTGTCTCCAATGCTAGTTGCACTACCAACTGCCTTGCACCTTTGGCTAAGGTCATCAATGATAGGTTTGGAATTGTGGAGGGTCTCATGACTACTGTCCACTCCCTTACTG CCACCCAGAAGACTGTTGATGGTCCATCCATGAAGGACTGGAGAGGTGGAAGAGCTGCTTCATTCAACATCATTCCTAGCAGCACTGGTGCTGCCAAG GCTGTTGGAAAAGTGCTCCCAGCCCTTAATGGAAAATTGACTGGAATGGCCTTCAGAGTTCCAACTGTTGATGTTTCTGTTGTGGACCTTACTGTAAGACTAGAGAAAGAGGCTTCTTATGATGACATCAAAGCCGCAATCAA GGAGGAATCAGAGGGTAAGTTGAAGGGTATCTTGGGATTCACCGAAGATGATGTGGTTTCCACGGACTTTGTTGGTGACAGCAG GTCAAGCATTTTCGACGCCAAGGCTGGAATTGCCTTGAGCAAGAACTTTGTGAAACTCGTGTCGTGGTATGACAATGAATGGGGTTACAG CTCTCGTGTGATTGATTTGATCTGCCATATGGCTTCTGTTGCTTAA